The following are from one region of the Pseudodesulfovibrio piezophilus C1TLV30 genome:
- the pstB gene encoding phosphate ABC transporter ATP-binding protein PstB has translation MTTVIKAASTNLDFYYGDFKALEEISIDFELNRVTALIGPSGCGKSTYLRCINRMNDLINGTRVVGKMVLDGEDIYAPGIDVVSLRRRIGMVFQKPNPFPKTIFENVAYGLRVNGINDKQFIEQRVEESLKGAALWDEVKDRMHTSALGLSGGQQQRLCIARALAIEPEVLLMDEPASALDPIATQKIEDLIHELKKEFTIIIVTHSMQQAARVSDRTAFFYMGKLIEVDNTKTMFTNPANKQTEDYITGRFG, from the coding sequence ATGACAACAGTCATTAAAGCAGCTTCTACCAACCTTGATTTCTATTATGGAGATTTCAAGGCCCTCGAAGAAATCAGTATCGATTTCGAGTTGAATCGCGTGACCGCGCTTATCGGACCTTCCGGATGTGGAAAGTCGACGTATTTGCGCTGTATCAACCGCATGAACGATCTTATCAATGGCACTCGCGTCGTGGGGAAGATGGTACTCGATGGCGAGGATATCTATGCTCCGGGAATCGATGTCGTCTCACTGCGCCGTCGAATAGGCATGGTTTTTCAGAAACCGAATCCTTTTCCCAAGACTATTTTTGAAAACGTCGCCTATGGGCTTCGTGTCAACGGGATTAACGACAAGCAGTTCATAGAACAGCGTGTGGAGGAAAGTCTCAAGGGTGCAGCGCTCTGGGATGAGGTCAAGGATCGCATGCACACCTCGGCTTTGGGGTTGTCGGGGGGGCAGCAACAGCGTCTCTGTATTGCTCGTGCCCTGGCTATCGAACCCGAGGTGCTGCTTATGGATGAACCCGCCTCGGCCCTGGACCCCATCGCCACGCAGAAGATCGAAGACCTGATTCATGAATTGAAGAAGGAATTTACCATTATCATCGTGACCCACTCCATGCAGCAGGCAGCGCGGGTTTCGGATAGAACCGCGTTTTTTTACATGGGTAAACTCATAGAAGTGGATAATACCAAGACGATGTTCACCAATCCGGCCAACAAGCAGACGGAAGACTATATCACAGGTCGCTTCGGCTAG
- the phoU gene encoding phosphate signaling complex protein PhoU: MEQRAHFSKKLEDLKVKVLRMAALSESAVHKAIRAYLENDADLAEEVIVGDDVINEMEDEIDNFSLELLALDQPMAIDLRTIVGAQRITVNLERLGDEAVNLAHRAIFLSTRPPLPHNPKMESLASISKLMLSDSLKSYVDEDVNLAGQVCRMDDKADDLNISILRQFVSEMVSESRIVERGVHAIIGARHLERIADLATNVAESVVFVVEGTSMKHSCKG, encoded by the coding sequence ATGGAACAGCGAGCACATTTTTCGAAAAAACTTGAGGATTTGAAAGTCAAAGTCCTGCGCATGGCAGCTTTGTCCGAGTCTGCCGTGCACAAGGCGATCAGGGCATATCTCGAAAATGACGCAGACCTCGCTGAAGAGGTCATTGTCGGGGATGATGTCATCAATGAAATGGAAGATGAAATTGATAACTTCAGTCTGGAATTGCTCGCGCTTGATCAACCCATGGCCATTGATTTGCGGACCATCGTCGGTGCGCAGCGTATAACAGTGAATCTGGAACGTCTTGGCGATGAAGCCGTCAATCTGGCTCATCGCGCCATATTCCTGTCAACCCGGCCGCCGCTGCCACATAATCCCAAGATGGAAAGCCTGGCATCCATATCCAAACTGATGCTCTCAGATTCCCTGAAATCGTATGTGGACGAGGATGTGAACCTGGCCGGACAAGTGTGTCGCATGGATGATAAAGCCGATGATCTCAATATTTCGATTTTGCGACAGTTTGTCAGTGAGATGGTGTCTGAATCACGTATTGTGGAACGCGGTGTCCATGCCATTATCGGGGCGCGTCATCTGGAGCGGATTGCAGACCTTGCCACCAATGTGGCTGAATCCGTGGTCTTCGTCGTGGAAGGCACCAGCATGAAACATAGCTGCAAGGGGTAA
- a CDS encoding vitamin B12-dependent ribonucleotide reductase: MSKLKMPANLPEPIINENAKIVLNRRYQRKDREGVVYETAKELFWRVASAIAGEEEKYENSSFKSSKLAREFYDLMTSYSFLPNSPTLMNAGTDLGQLAACFVLPVGDSIEGIFDAVKHAAMIHKSGGGTGFSFSRLRARDSVVGSTGGVASGPLSFLKIFNCATEQIKQGGTRRGANMGILRVDHPDVMEFIKAKERDGELNNFNLSIGLTEKFMQAVEKKEDYDLIAPNTGEAVGTLNAREVFNILVNKAWESGDPGIVFLDRINRDNPTPAQGEMESTNPCGEQPLLPYEACNLGSINLGKCYAKGQNGHDSEINWDELRRIVHLGVRFLDNVIDASIYPLPEITETVERNRKIGLGVMGWADLLYQLKIPYNTQTAVDLGERVMKFVRDEARSASKQLAAERGAFVAYEESIFGEAHLGPYRNATTTTIAPTGTLSIIAGCSSGVEPLFALSFVRNVMDNDRLVESNPFFEAALKESDAHSAKLMEEIAKVGSISKMDHLPEELRTVFVTAMDIEPLWHLKMQAAFQKFTDNAVSKTVNLPSEATKEEIWDIYWKAYEYGCKGVTVYRDGSKISQVLCTGDDDKKKKEAAGASSVVQSRPDVIYGFTQKIATGLGMLFLTVNEVNGKPFEVFATIGKSGGSITAKAEAIGRLVSLALRSGVEVREIVEQLKGIGGENPKFMKKHLVKSIPDAIAFVFESRYLQGDHVDVQTASLNKELCPDCGEPLVFEEGCHICKSCAFTKCG; encoded by the coding sequence TGTCCAAACTCAAGATGCCCGCGAATCTTCCTGAACCGATAATCAATGAAAACGCCAAGATAGTCTTGAACAGGCGGTACCAGAGAAAGGATAGGGAGGGGGTCGTCTATGAGACAGCCAAGGAGCTTTTCTGGCGCGTTGCTTCTGCCATAGCCGGAGAAGAAGAAAAGTACGAAAATTCCTCGTTCAAGTCCTCCAAACTGGCTCGTGAATTTTATGATCTCATGACTTCCTACAGCTTTTTGCCCAACTCCCCGACCTTGATGAATGCCGGTACCGATCTTGGTCAGCTTGCTGCCTGCTTCGTGTTGCCTGTCGGGGATTCCATTGAAGGAATTTTTGATGCCGTCAAGCATGCTGCCATGATTCATAAATCTGGTGGAGGAACCGGGTTCTCTTTTTCTCGATTACGCGCCAGAGATTCGGTGGTCGGCTCAACGGGTGGTGTGGCTTCCGGCCCATTGTCTTTTTTGAAGATTTTTAACTGCGCGACAGAGCAGATCAAGCAGGGCGGAACACGGCGCGGTGCCAATATGGGTATCCTTCGTGTGGACCATCCCGATGTGATGGAGTTCATCAAGGCCAAGGAACGGGATGGTGAACTGAATAATTTCAACCTGTCCATCGGACTGACCGAAAAATTTATGCAGGCTGTGGAAAAGAAAGAGGACTATGACCTGATAGCCCCCAATACAGGGGAAGCGGTCGGCACGCTCAATGCTCGCGAAGTCTTCAACATTCTGGTGAACAAGGCCTGGGAGTCCGGTGATCCGGGTATTGTTTTCCTCGACCGTATCAACCGGGATAATCCAACTCCGGCCCAGGGAGAAATGGAATCGACCAATCCCTGCGGAGAACAGCCTCTCTTGCCATATGAAGCCTGTAACCTCGGTTCCATCAACCTCGGCAAGTGTTATGCCAAGGGACAGAACGGGCACGATTCCGAAATCAACTGGGATGAGTTGCGGCGGATTGTTCACCTCGGGGTCCGCTTTTTGGACAATGTGATCGACGCGTCCATTTATCCCCTGCCCGAGATTACGGAAACCGTTGAGCGTAACAGAAAGATAGGTCTTGGTGTGATGGGGTGGGCAGACCTACTCTATCAGCTGAAGATTCCCTATAATACCCAGACTGCCGTTGACCTTGGCGAGCGAGTCATGAAGTTTGTCCGCGATGAAGCGCGTTCGGCCTCCAAGCAGCTTGCCGCAGAGCGTGGTGCTTTTGTCGCCTACGAAGAATCCATTTTTGGCGAGGCACATCTCGGCCCCTACCGTAACGCCACGACCACGACCATCGCTCCCACTGGGACGCTCTCGATTATCGCGGGGTGCTCTTCCGGTGTTGAGCCTCTCTTTGCCCTGAGCTTTGTGCGCAATGTCATGGATAATGATAGGTTGGTGGAAAGCAATCCCTTCTTTGAAGCAGCTCTCAAGGAGTCGGACGCTCATTCCGCCAAGCTGATGGAGGAGATAGCCAAGGTCGGATCTATCAGCAAGATGGACCATCTTCCTGAAGAATTGCGTACTGTTTTTGTCACTGCCATGGATATCGAACCTCTTTGGCACTTGAAAATGCAGGCGGCTTTCCAGAAGTTTACGGATAACGCTGTTTCCAAAACAGTCAATCTGCCATCCGAGGCCACCAAAGAAGAAATCTGGGATATCTATTGGAAGGCGTATGAGTATGGATGCAAGGGCGTAACCGTCTACCGTGATGGTTCCAAGATATCGCAAGTCCTGTGCACCGGGGATGATGACAAGAAAAAGAAGGAAGCCGCCGGAGCCTCCTCTGTTGTCCAAAGCAGACCCGATGTCATTTACGGCTTCACCCAGAAAATCGCGACCGGATTGGGGATGCTCTTTTTGACTGTTAATGAAGTGAATGGAAAGCCTTTTGAGGTTTTTGCCACCATCGGTAAATCCGGTGGCTCCATAACAGCCAAGGCCGAAGCTATCGGGCGTCTGGTCTCCCTGGCGCTGCGTTCCGGTGTCGAGGTACGGGAGATTGTGGAACAGCTTAAGGGCATTGGTGGCGAGAACCCCAAATTCATGAAAAAACATCTGGTCAAATCAATCCCGGATGCGATCGCCTTCGTGTTTGAATCTCGGTATCTTCAGGGGGACCACGTTGATGTCCAGACGGCCTCTCTGAACAAGGAACTGTGCCCGGATTGTGGGGAGCCTCTCGTGTTTGAGGAAGGATGCCATATCTGCAAATCCTGCGCTTTCACCAAGTGCGGATAA
- a CDS encoding DUF523 domain-containing protein, with protein sequence MRKSPILVSACLAGIFCRYDGKTNANETILEMVRSGTAIPFCPEVHGGLPTPRPPCEIQGASVLDCHGNDCTNAFVRGAEEGLRLAHLVGCTEAILKARSPSCGSGIIYDGTFSGTRISGNGCFADLLMKNGIRVRSEETISSFPENQ encoded by the coding sequence ATGAGAAAATCACCCATACTCGTCAGCGCCTGTCTCGCAGGAATATTCTGCCGATACGATGGCAAGACAAATGCCAATGAAACAATTCTGGAAATGGTCCGCAGTGGCACAGCCATCCCGTTTTGTCCCGAAGTCCATGGAGGACTGCCTACACCGCGCCCTCCCTGCGAGATTCAAGGTGCCAGCGTCCTCGACTGCCATGGGAACGATTGCACGAATGCGTTCGTGCGCGGGGCCGAAGAAGGCCTACGACTGGCACATCTTGTCGGCTGTACCGAAGCGATACTCAAAGCCCGGTCACCCTCCTGTGGCAGTGGTATCATCTATGACGGCACATTTTCCGGCACCCGAATTTCAGGCAACGGCTGCTTTGCGGACCTGCTCATGAAAAATGGCATACGTGTCCGCTCCGAAGAGACCATATCCTCCTTCCCCGAGAATCAATGA
- a CDS encoding MFS transporter — protein sequence MSNSYKKRQMYIFLIVLVIGAHAGFQGWRTLLNNFAVEVGGLSGLEMGVVQSVREIPGFLALLALYVILIMREHRLAAFSVIILGAGVALTGQFPTTAGLVLTTLIMSFGFHYYETMNQSLTLQYFSVTDSPLVLGRMRSIAALTNILIGGGIFVVARYLDYSQMFIVLGLIAIGSGVWAMTRDPSQTDLPAQGKKMVFRSQYWLYYVLTFLSGARRQIFVAFAIFLLVEKFDFSVQDITILFVLNNVINYFVNPLIGKAVNRFGERWVLTLEYVALTLIFFGYALTESAWLAGGLYVVDNVFFNFAIAIKTFYQKIADKRDIASGMAVGFTINHIAAVVIPALGGLAWIANYRAVFFSAAALSIVSLVLAQFVPGQLRKVQYND from the coding sequence ATGAGCAATTCCTATAAAAAACGTCAGATGTACATTTTCCTGATCGTCCTTGTGATAGGGGCGCATGCTGGTTTTCAGGGATGGCGAACCCTACTCAATAATTTTGCGGTTGAAGTCGGGGGCCTGTCGGGTCTGGAAATGGGTGTTGTCCAATCGGTGCGTGAGATTCCAGGGTTTCTCGCGCTGCTTGCACTTTACGTCATCCTGATCATGCGAGAGCACAGACTCGCGGCGTTCTCAGTTATTATTCTGGGAGCTGGGGTGGCATTGACAGGCCAGTTCCCCACGACGGCAGGTTTGGTTCTCACTACCTTGATCATGAGCTTCGGGTTCCATTATTATGAAACCATGAATCAATCCCTGACATTGCAATATTTCAGTGTCACCGACTCTCCTCTTGTTCTCGGACGAATGCGGAGTATCGCGGCCCTGACGAATATCCTGATCGGAGGGGGCATTTTTGTCGTTGCCCGGTATCTGGATTATTCGCAAATGTTCATCGTACTCGGCCTGATCGCCATCGGGAGTGGAGTCTGGGCGATGACCCGAGACCCGTCACAAACGGATCTGCCTGCCCAAGGGAAAAAAATGGTTTTTCGGAGCCAATACTGGCTCTATTATGTTTTGACTTTCCTGAGTGGTGCGCGGCGACAGATATTTGTTGCGTTTGCCATTTTTCTGCTGGTGGAGAAATTTGATTTTTCCGTGCAGGACATCACGATCCTGTTCGTTCTGAATAATGTGATCAACTACTTTGTGAACCCGTTGATCGGTAAAGCCGTGAATCGTTTTGGGGAGCGGTGGGTGCTGACTCTCGAATATGTGGCGTTGACATTGATATTCTTCGGATACGCTCTGACCGAGAGCGCATGGCTGGCTGGGGGCTTGTATGTCGTGGATAATGTTTTCTTCAATTTTGCCATAGCTATCAAGACGTTCTACCAGAAGATAGCGGATAAACGGGATATCGCATCAGGGATGGCAGTTGGATTCACCATCAACCATATTGCCGCTGTTGTTATCCCGGCTTTGGGGGGCTTGGCCTGGATCGCAAACTACAGGGCGGTTTTCTTCAGTGCCGCAGCCCTGAGCATCGTCTCCCTGGTTCTGGCTCAATTTGTACCCGGACAGCTGAGAAAAGTTCAATACAATGATTGA
- a CDS encoding glycosyltransferase translates to MLILMFAINDPAGTAIQFVHAINRHSAHEARLVTLETRYTHSWEKDLHIPDLGPDGLEEVHILMEEADVFHFHMTCDEFCFFGPHRPADFLAGKEVVHHHHGHHDFRSNPASFARTYAERGRTNLLVSTPDLLQLLPQARWQPNLVNIDDPLLKPQPGRFDDFGTLKVCHSPTRKDLKNTDEFLAAVDTLARAGTALEVDLMEDVPNQVCLARKRRCHVLFDHMQGYYGVSSLEGLSQGVAVIAGLDAWNRENIAKFVDTDDLPWVIARDRDTLQDRLKELDSDRAYCESVCIKGRDFMETRWSDRIVVQQLVSFYESL, encoded by the coding sequence ATGCTGATTCTCATGTTCGCCATCAATGATCCCGCAGGGACCGCCATTCAATTTGTCCACGCCATCAATCGACATTCTGCCCATGAAGCCCGACTCGTTACCCTGGAAACTCGCTATACGCATTCGTGGGAAAAGGATCTTCATATACCAGACCTTGGTCCTGATGGACTGGAAGAAGTTCATATTCTGATGGAAGAGGCGGATGTCTTTCATTTTCATATGACCTGTGACGAGTTCTGCTTTTTCGGACCACATCGTCCTGCGGATTTTCTGGCGGGAAAGGAAGTCGTCCATCACCATCATGGACATCATGATTTCCGTTCGAACCCGGCATCCTTTGCCCGAACATATGCTGAGCGGGGGAGAACCAACCTTCTGGTGAGTACGCCTGATCTGCTTCAACTTCTGCCTCAGGCCCGGTGGCAGCCGAACCTGGTCAACATTGACGACCCGTTGCTCAAGCCTCAGCCCGGACGGTTTGATGATTTCGGTACGCTCAAAGTCTGTCATTCTCCGACTCGCAAAGACCTCAAAAATACTGATGAGTTCTTAGCTGCCGTCGATACCCTCGCACGCGCAGGGACTGCTTTGGAAGTTGACTTGATGGAGGATGTCCCGAATCAGGTGTGTCTGGCTCGAAAGCGCAGGTGCCATGTCCTCTTTGACCATATGCAAGGGTACTATGGTGTCAGCAGTCTTGAGGGGTTGTCACAGGGAGTGGCCGTTATTGCCGGGTTGGACGCGTGGAACAGGGAAAATATTGCGAAGTTTGTTGATACTGATGATTTGCCGTGGGTCATTGCTCGCGACCGTGACACACTCCAAGACAGGTTGAAGGAATTGGACTCGGATCGGGCATATTGCGAATCAGTCTGTATCAAGGGAAGGGACTTTATGGAGACCAGGTGGTCGGACAGGATCGTCGTACAACAGTTGGTTTCGTTTTATGAGTCCCTCTGA
- a CDS encoding AMIN domain-containing protein produces the protein MMKVWGERRVMAFMACMIGVGVFFLCVGNGWAVSDESGGIRLQVDRTVLPPVSAPGSKVKEIGRAEALPATGERQPKPSLQGESGPAGKKNAGKASKEEPRKVSPDPQSPADPFVGPSQKSSLSGIRPSEKGSIGSLTLHYSDTGFSLSVIGDRPVGDVSFMNLSNPSRLVVDLLQPWELNASNVIRTQDGPVKYVVAGSHPDKLRLVVHFRKSPMVMLKPSFVRKGKTLLISVEFP, from the coding sequence ATGATGAAAGTATGGGGAGAACGCCGCGTGATGGCGTTTATGGCGTGCATGATCGGAGTGGGCGTTTTCTTTTTGTGCGTGGGAAACGGATGGGCTGTCTCTGATGAATCAGGCGGAATCCGTTTGCAGGTCGATCGGACCGTTTTACCTCCGGTGTCCGCCCCTGGATCGAAAGTGAAGGAAATCGGACGCGCCGAAGCACTCCCGGCCACAGGAGAGAGGCAACCCAAGCCTTCTTTGCAAGGGGAGTCTGGTCCGGCTGGGAAAAAGAATGCCGGAAAGGCTTCAAAGGAAGAGCCGCGAAAGGTATCCCCTGATCCTCAATCTCCGGCTGATCCGTTTGTTGGGCCATCACAGAAATCTTCTTTGTCAGGCATCCGTCCGTCGGAAAAGGGAAGCATCGGTTCACTGACGCTGCACTATTCGGACACGGGATTTTCTCTCTCAGTGATCGGAGATCGGCCGGTTGGTGACGTTTCCTTCATGAATTTGAGCAATCCCAGTCGTCTGGTCGTGGATTTGCTTCAACCTTGGGAACTCAACGCGTCCAACGTGATCCGCACCCAGGATGGACCAGTCAAGTATGTGGTGGCAGGAAGTCACCCTGACAAGTTGCGTTTGGTGGTCCATTTCAGAAAATCACCAATGGTCATGCTGAAACCGTCTTTTGTCAGGAAAGGGAAGACTCTACTTATTTCTGTCGAATTCCCCTAG
- a CDS encoding chemotaxis protein CheD has product MKGLGHGLPKVFLQTGDCFFGIQPTLVTTVLGSCLAITMHVPQMGVGTICHAFLPDSAEQKMGGHDPQVCRFVDTALQNMLETLDKVGVPRRDLVVKLFGGSTGITMRGVANSSYDIGRRNIEMARKLLHFARLNIEVEDVGGSQGRKLLFHTQTGEIWVKKLNKMDWKKNPALAPVLR; this is encoded by the coding sequence ATGAAGGGACTCGGACACGGACTGCCTAAGGTCTTTCTTCAGACCGGCGACTGTTTCTTCGGCATTCAGCCGACATTGGTAACCACGGTTCTCGGATCGTGTCTGGCCATTACCATGCACGTTCCCCAAATGGGAGTCGGGACCATCTGTCACGCCTTTCTGCCTGATAGTGCGGAGCAAAAGATGGGTGGGCATGATCCTCAGGTCTGCCGATTTGTTGATACGGCCTTGCAAAATATGCTCGAAACTCTGGACAAGGTCGGTGTGCCTCGGCGGGATTTGGTCGTCAAATTGTTTGGCGGGTCCACTGGGATAACCATGCGCGGCGTTGCCAACAGTTCGTATGATATTGGCAGACGCAATATAGAAATGGCCCGTAAACTTCTTCATTTTGCCCGTCTGAATATCGAAGTTGAAGATGTCGGAGGGTCTCAGGGGCGCAAGTTGCTGTTTCACACTCAGACAGGTGAAATTTGGGTGAAAAAGCTCAATAAAATGGATTGGAAAAAGAACCCTGCCTTGGCCCCGGTCTTGAGGTAG
- a CDS encoding M48 family metallopeptidase, with product MTEYCGIPLRLKKNSRAKRVLIKLVPGKGLEVVIPKRFDPSLVPGILDEKKRWIERTKATMEARGTDLSGRVPELPSQVDFQASQRSYEIGYVDRPGRLSIVENGSRLMVSGPGNDPQALLEALRLLTANKAREFILPRLDAMSRRLGLPYEALRVRRQKTRWGSCSARGTISVNAKLLFLPLELLDHLLLHELCHTVHLNHSKKYWSLVAHYAPEYLQLEDELKNGGIHVPNWFA from the coding sequence ATGACCGAATATTGTGGTATCCCTCTGCGACTGAAAAAAAACAGTCGGGCAAAAAGGGTTCTTATTAAGCTCGTGCCGGGTAAAGGTCTGGAAGTGGTTATCCCGAAGCGGTTCGATCCAAGTCTTGTTCCGGGGATCCTTGACGAAAAGAAACGTTGGATAGAACGTACAAAAGCGACAATGGAAGCGAGAGGAACCGATCTTTCCGGCCGTGTGCCCGAGTTACCTTCTCAGGTGGATTTTCAAGCGAGCCAACGAAGTTATGAAATAGGCTATGTGGACCGCCCCGGACGTCTCTCCATTGTCGAAAACGGCTCTCGACTGATGGTCAGCGGGCCTGGAAACGACCCCCAAGCGCTTCTTGAGGCACTCCGACTCTTGACAGCGAACAAGGCACGGGAATTCATTCTGCCACGACTTGATGCCATGAGCCGAAGACTGGGCCTCCCTTATGAGGCTCTCAGAGTTCGCCGCCAAAAGACCCGTTGGGGAAGCTGCTCCGCCCGAGGAACAATCAGCGTCAACGCCAAACTCTTGTTCCTGCCCCTCGAACTGCTGGACCATCTGCTGCTTCATGAACTCTGCCATACCGTCCACCTGAACCACTCAAAAAAATACTGGTCCCTTGTTGCCCACTATGCCCCGGAGTACCTGCAACTGGAAGATGAACTGAAAAATGGTGGGATTCATGTCCCAAACTGGTTTGCCTGA
- a CDS encoding tetratricopeptide repeat protein, translating to MAEKRYDSILYDYFEKQGGVIILLSEDLLFKKILSNTIFKTIGTKRDCLWAYEGIQAGLKKIQQCQKNKIECTVFIERMIADRPSTDTIITLKQLLPDLRIIVLVGETKRENIAYFYEIGVNNVISKPASVNNIIEKMAFTLKPQGKLSEYMSIGKRFLTAGKLKEALEVSDKILSLKPDSPAGLMLRGDVYLTGKDHTKAVASYLKAHESSRLYLEPLKRLANAYDGVDDDQHLYYLKKLDKLSPLNTERKTGIGKVYIKRKELDVAEEYFDKALETATKEAMSLVGSVAEQITEAVGQSSPRMAEKYLSKVLESKGNQLSKKDISLFNKLGIALRGQGKWREAIENYTRALTISPEDEGLHYNMGMAYFDGKEHRMAAACFEKALENNPDFYKQSEVVSMNLGTVYMDLRRLDRALVFFEAAYALNPSNRMAKRKIETLQKSSA from the coding sequence ATGGCGGAGAAGAGATACGATTCAATACTTTACGACTATTTTGAGAAGCAAGGAGGAGTTATTATCCTCTTGAGCGAGGATTTGCTTTTCAAGAAGATTTTGTCGAACACCATATTCAAGACCATTGGCACCAAGCGTGACTGCCTCTGGGCATATGAAGGGATTCAGGCTGGCCTGAAAAAAATCCAGCAGTGCCAGAAAAACAAAATCGAGTGCACTGTTTTCATCGAACGAATGATAGCCGACCGGCCCAGTACAGATACAATCATTACACTGAAACAGCTCCTCCCCGACTTGCGCATTATCGTTCTTGTCGGTGAAACCAAGCGGGAAAATATCGCCTACTTTTATGAAATTGGCGTAAATAATGTTATTTCCAAACCAGCCTCAGTGAATAACATCATTGAAAAAATGGCTTTCACTCTCAAACCGCAGGGGAAGCTCAGCGAGTACATGTCCATCGGCAAGCGGTTTCTAACCGCCGGGAAACTCAAGGAAGCCTTGGAAGTCAGCGACAAGATTCTCTCTCTCAAGCCGGATAGCCCGGCAGGCCTGATGTTACGCGGAGATGTCTACCTTACCGGAAAGGACCATACCAAGGCTGTGGCCAGTTATCTCAAGGCCCATGAAAGCTCACGGCTCTACCTCGAACCGCTGAAACGCCTGGCCAATGCTTACGACGGTGTCGATGATGACCAACACCTATATTACTTGAAGAAGCTCGATAAACTCAGCCCCCTGAATACCGAGCGCAAGACAGGTATAGGCAAGGTCTACATCAAACGAAAAGAACTGGACGTGGCTGAAGAGTACTTTGATAAGGCACTGGAAACCGCCACGAAAGAGGCCATGAGCCTGGTTGGTTCCGTGGCTGAACAAATTACCGAAGCAGTGGGCCAATCTTCCCCGCGCATGGCTGAAAAATACCTGTCCAAGGTTTTGGAAAGCAAAGGAAACCAACTCTCAAAGAAGGATATCTCCCTGTTCAATAAACTTGGAATTGCCCTGCGCGGTCAAGGGAAGTGGAGAGAGGCCATAGAAAACTATACCAGAGCTTTGACCATTTCTCCGGAAGATGAAGGACTGCATTACAATATGGGGATGGCCTACTTCGATGGCAAGGAACACAGGATGGCTGCGGCCTGCTTTGAAAAAGCCCTGGAGAACAATCCTGATTTCTACAAACAAAGCGAAGTGGTCTCCATGAATCTTGGGACTGTTTACATGGACCTGCGTCGCCTTGATCGGGCATTGGTTTTCTTCGAAGCTGCCTATGCACTGAATCCATCCAACAGGATGGCCAAACGAAAGATCGAAACACTGCAGAAAAGCAGCGCCTAA
- a CDS encoding Hpt domain-containing protein, producing the protein MKRFQVMIDADLQPILPRYFEIRWEELRQMEEAAGKGDGEMLRTLGHRLKGTGSSYGFRRLTELGAAIEDAGQAVDIKGAAGLIAEVRQYLEHVDIIFGSQD; encoded by the coding sequence ATGAAACGATTTCAAGTCATGATCGATGCGGATCTGCAACCGATTCTTCCACGCTATTTCGAAATTCGTTGGGAGGAATTGAGACAGATGGAAGAAGCCGCAGGCAAAGGGGATGGTGAGATGCTCCGCACCTTGGGGCACAGGCTCAAGGGAACAGGAAGTTCCTATGGTTTTCGCCGTCTGACAGAGCTGGGTGCGGCCATTGAGGATGCAGGGCAGGCCGTTGATATCAAGGGTGCTGCCGGATTGATTGCCGAGGTCCGCCAGTATTTGGAGCATGTGGATATCATTTTCGGGAGCCAGGACTGA